From a region of the Mauremys mutica isolate MM-2020 ecotype Southern chromosome 12, ASM2049712v1, whole genome shotgun sequence genome:
- the LOC123345440 gene encoding antigen-presenting glycoprotein CD1d-like has protein sequence MLLPLLLLPWAWGALAASPPLPPGTVPLRVLLTSRFQDASSAHIQGKTLLGDLETHSLACGTCEIRFLQPWARQGLTPKQWQDLELLIHRYLADFLLTVTRIAQQQGMGYPFVTQASLGCELHPNGTSRGFYDAAENGEDVVSFDVDTGTWVARSRDKRALYARDLLNWDKSASTRLQFFFRITCIYLLNTFVQHGRESLERQERPVAVVFARVPPPAGPPAPVLLVCRVTGFYPRPVRVAWLQDGEEVVPGWWLNSSGILPNADLTYQLRSNLGVEPGAGHSYACRVQHSSLGGQSLLIPWEQSRPWGPGLAVGITLGVLAVAAVAVVLWRRRRRGCQDLRPGESRASEGGTGPGVGIGPSPGDMELRAGSVPGSRAEGPEGRTGSGPWEIGARGGGWDSPPSGTFGARWTLGGAVGSLGSRSRREPALACAGQYTLQGGAAQRAPPGL, from the exons ATgctgctccctctgctgctcctcccctgGGCATGGGGGGCCCTGGCCG CCTCCCCCCCTCTCCCGCCAGGGACCGTCCCCCTCCGGGTGCTCCTCACCTCCCGGTTCCAGGACGCCAGCTCTGCGCACATACAGGGGAAGACCCTGCTGGGCGACCTGGAGACCCACTCCCTGGCCTGCGGCACCTGCGAGatccgcttcctgcagccctgggcccGGCAGGGCCTGACCCCGAAGCAGTGGCAGGACCTGGAGCTGCTGATCCATCGCTACCTGGCCGACTTCCTCCTCACCGTGACCAGAATAGCCCAGCAGCAGGGAATGGGCT ACCCCTTTGTTACCCAGGCCTCCCTCGGCTGCGAGCTGCACCCCAACGGCACCTCGAGGGGATTCTATGACGCCGCGGAGAACGGCGAGGACGTCGTGAGCTTCGACGTGGACACGGGCACCTGGGTCGCTCGGTCGCGGGACAAGCGGGCGCTCTACGCCCGGGACCTTCTCAACTGGGATAAGAGCGCGTCCACCAGGCTCCAGTTTTTTTTTAGAATAACTTGCATCTATCTGCTCAATACGTTTGTCCAGCACGGGAGAGAGTCTCTGGAGAGGCAAG AGCGGCCGGTCGCCGTGGTGTTTGCCCGAGTGCCTCCCCCAGCCGGGCCCCCCGCGCCGGTACTGCTGGTTTGCCGGGTCACCGGTTTCTACCCCCGGCCCGTCCGCGTGGCCTGGCTGCAGGACGGGGAGGAGGTGGTGCCGGGCTGGTGGCTGAACTCCAGCGGGATCCTGCCCAACGCGGACCTGACCTACCAGCTGCGCAGCAACCTGGGCGTGGAGCCGGGCGCCGGGCACAGCTACGCCTGCCgggtgcagcacagcagcctggggggcCAGAGCCTGCTGATCCCCTGGG AGCAGAGCAGGCCCTGGGGCCCCGGCCTGGCCGTGGGCATCACCCTGGGGGTTCTGGCTGTAGCCGCCGTGGCCGTGGTGCTGTGGCGGAGGAGACGCAG GGGCTGCCAGGACCTTAGACCAGGGGAGTCCAGAGCCTCAGAGGGTGGCACCGGCCCGGGCGTGGGGATCGGCCCCTCTCCGGGGGACATGGAACTCAGGGCTGGGTCTGTGCCCGGCTCCAGAGCTGAGGGCCCCGAGGGCAGGACTGGATCGGGGCCCTGGGAGATTggggcccggggtggggggtgggattcTCCTCCCTCTGGGACGTTCGGGGCACGTTGGACACTTGGGGGCGCCGTGGGATCGCTGGGATCCAGGAGCCGCAGGGAGCCGGCGCTGGCCTGTGCTGGTCAATACACCCTTCAGGGAGGGGCTGCCCAGCGGGCCCCCCCGGGGCTGTAG
- the LOC123346447 gene encoding antigen-presenting glycoprotein CD1d2-like — protein sequence MWATPGPSSRCPDACHSPDPPSPARLLLPLLLLPWAWGALAASPHLPPASLTFRVLKTTVFHNASSTDMWGMALLGDLETHSMACSTCEIHFLQPWARQGLTPKQWQDLELLIHRYLADFFRLVNKVVQDGGGGYPFVTQVSFSCERQPNGTSRRLCDAAVDGQDFISFDMDTGKWVTRQGDRLGSYIQDLISRDKSMSTLFPFLQRTMCVYGIDTFAQHGRESLERQERPVAVVFARAPPPAGPPAPVLLVCRVTGFYPRPVRVAWLQDGEEVVPGGWLNSSGILPNADLTYQLRSSLGVEPGAGHSYACRVQHSSLGGQSLLIPWEQSRPWGPGLAVGITLGVVAVAAVAVVLWRSRRRGCQDVRPEESRP from the exons ATGTGGGCGACCCCGGGTCCCTCGTCCCGCTGCCCTGACGCCTGCCACAGCCCggatcccccttcccctgccaggctgctgctccctctgctgctcctcccctgGGCATGGGGGGCCCTGGCCG cctcccctcatctccccccagcaTCTCTCACCTTCCGGGTGCTTAAAACCACCGTCTTCCACAACGCCAGCTCCACGGACATGTGGGGGATGGCCCTGCTGGGCGACCTGGAGACCCACTCCATGGCCTGCAGCACCTGCGAgatccacttcctgcagccctgggcccGGCAGGGCCTGACCCCGAAGCAGTGGCAGGACCTGGAGCTGCTGATCCATCGCTACCTGGCCGACTTCTTCCGTCTGGTGAACAAAGTGGTTCAGGatggaggagggggct ACCCCTTTGTCACCCAGGTCTCCTTCAGCTGCGAGCGGCAGCCCAACGGCACCTCGAGGCGCCTCTGTGACGCTGCGGTGGACGGCCAGGACTTCATCAGCTTCGACATGGACACAGGCAAATGGGTCACTCGGcagggggacaggctggggagctACATCCAGGATCTTATCAGCCGGGATAAGAGCATGTCCACCCTGTTCCCGTTCCTCCAGAGAACAATGTGTGTCTATGGGATCGATACCTTCGCCCAGCACGGGAGAGAGTCTCTGGAGAGGCAAG AGCGGCCGGTCGCCGTGGTGTTTGCCCGAGCGCCTCCCCCAGCCGGGCCCCCCGCGCCGGTACTGCTGGTTTGCCGGGTCACCGGTTTCTACCCCCGGCCCGTCCGCGTGGCCTGGCTGCAGGACGGGGAGGAGGTGGTGCCGGGCGGGTGGCTGAACTCCAGCGGGATCCTGCCCAACGCGGACCTGACCTACCAGCTGCGCAGCTCCCTGGGTGTGGAGCCGGGCGCCGGGCACAGCTACGCCTGCCgggtgcagcacagcagcctggggggcCAGAGCCTGCTGATCCCCTGGG AGCAGAGCAGGCCCTGGGGTCCCGGCCTGGCCGTGGGCATCACCCTGGGGGTTGTGGCCGTAGCCGCCGTGGCCGTGGTGCTGTGGCGGAGCAGACGCAG GGGCTGCCAGGACGTTAGACCAGAGGAGTCCAGGCCCTGA